Proteins encoded together in one Triticum dicoccoides isolate Atlit2015 ecotype Zavitan chromosome 7B, WEW_v2.0, whole genome shotgun sequence window:
- the LOC119335192 gene encoding probable transcriptional regulator SLK2 produces MSVAPHFNLGLVPRDMNGSIPVSSANSSGPSIGVSSLVTDGNSSLSGGAQFQHSTSMNADSFMRLPSSPMSFSSNNISGSSVIDGSTMQQSPPQEQMQKRRSSSATSQPGIEADGSFHGQKKPRVDIRQDDILQQHLIQQLLQGQSSLHFQGQHNPQLQALIRQQKLAHIQHLQQHQLSQQFPHIQQSQVGIPRQPQLRPPLAQPGMQLPGRVRTPVESGLCSRRLMQYLYHKRQRPENNPITYWRKLIDEYFAPQARERWCVSSYEKRGNSPLAIPQTAQDTWRCDICNTHTGKGYEATYEILPRLCQIRFDHGVVDEYLFLDMPNEFRLPNGLLLLEHTKVVQKSIYDYLHVTHEGQLRIIFTPELKIMSWEFCSRRHDEYVTRRFLAPQVNHLLQIAQKYQAAATESGPAGVSTNDAQAICNMFASASQQLAKNLDHHSLNEHGLSKRYVRCLQISEVVNNMKDLIDFSHKNKLGPIESLKNYPRQNGPKLTMQNMHEEKGANTEISTHGNNEAPGVGTICSSPQNAVAQNNYQNMLRSSSANQGLLQQEASQNATALNNYQNMLRSSSANQLQQEASQNTAALNNYQNMLRSSSANQSLLQHEASSMFKGPTGMHNGVQLEVSRSFRAGQLGQFQQHPMSFQQAMPQHQQNSFGAGASTQYQQHLIQQLLQEAKSSNSRVMAQQQQQPPSVSGPVITNNPASGDQAHHMNNGAVKGAAPTGTTGPSNLINSGAGIVQRCSSFKSVSSNPAAGVAASGGNPASPKAAESMHEEDELDHLISSELAESGLFMGEQQGGGAYSWNM; encoded by the exons ATGTCTGTGGCTCCACACTTCAATCTTGGACTTGTTCCCAGGGACATGAATGGTAGCATTCCAGTTAGTTCTGCAAATTCCTCTGGGCCAAGTATTGGTGTTAGCTCTTTGGTTACCGATGGCAACTCATCACTCTCTGGAGGTGCCCAGTTTCAGCATAGTACGAGCATGAATGCTGATTCATTCATGCGCCTTCCTTCCTCACCGATGTCATTTTCATCCAATAACATATCTGGTTCGTCAGTCATTGATGGGTCTACCATGCAGCAAAGTCCACCTCAAGAGCAGATGCAGAAGCGGAGATCATCTAGTGCAACATCACAGCCTGGGATTGAGGCTGATGGTTCATTTCATGGTCAGAAGAAGCCAAGGGTTGATATTAGGCAAGATGATATCCTGCAACAGCATTTGATTCAGCAGCTGCTCCAAGGCCAGAGTTCTCTTCATTTCCAGGGCCAACATAATCCACAGCTTCAAGCGTTAATCCGGCAGCAGAAACTGGCACATATTCAGCATCTACAGCAGCATCAGTTGTCGCAACAGTTTCCTCACATCCAGCAATCTCAAGTTGGCATACCTCGACAGCCGCAGTTGAGGCCGCCGCTAGCACAGCCTGGGATGCAACTACCTGGGCGTGTTAGGACACCTGTCGAGAGCGGGCTTTGTTCTCGTAGGTTAATGCAGTATTTGTATCATAAGCGTCAGCGTCCAGAG AATAATCCCATAACATACTGGAGGAAGCTTATTGATGAATATTTTGCACCACAAGCAAGAGAAAGATGGTGTGTGTCGTCATATGAAAAAAGAGGGAATTCTCCGCTTGCTATTCCACAGACAGCTCAG GATACATGGCGTTGTGATATTTGTAATACACATACTGGGAAAGGATATG AGGCTACCTACGAAATACTTCCTAGACTCTGTCAAATTCGATTTGACCATGGTGTTGTAGATGAATATCTATTCCTTGACATGCCCAATGAATTCCGATTGCCCAATGGATTACTTCTCCTGGAGCATACTAAAGTTGTTCAGAAGAGCATCTATGATTATCTACATGTTACGCACGAGGGCCAACTGAGAATAATATTCACTCCGGAACTAAAG ATTATGTCTTGGGAGTTCTGTTCACGACGGCATGATGAGTATGTCACTCGCAGGTTTCTAGCACCGCAG GTTAATCATCTGCTTCAAATTGCCCAGAAGTATCAAGCTGCTGCCACTGAAAGTGGGCCTGCTGGGGTATCGACCAATGACGCACAAGCCATTTGCAACAT GTTTGCGTCAGCATCACAACAACTAGCGAAAAATCTAGACCACCACAGCTTAAATGAACATGGGCTTTCTAAAAGATATGTTCGGTGCTTGCAG ATATCAGAGGTGGTGAATAACATGAAGGACTTGATTGATTTCAGCCACAAGAACAAGCTTGGCCCTATAG AGAGCCTGAAGAACTATCCCAGACAAaatgggccaaagcttacaatgcaGAACATGCATGAGGAAAAGGGGGCCAACACAGAAATTAGCACCCATGGGAATAACGAGGCCCCAGGTGTCGGAACCATTTGTAGCAGTCCGCAGAATGCCGTGGCACAAAATAACTACCAGAATATGCTGAGAAGCTCAAGTGCAAACCAGGGTTTGCTTCAGCAGGAGGCGTCACAGAATGCCACGGCACTAAACAATTACCAGAACATGCTTAGAAGCTCAAGCGCAAACCAGCTTCAGCAGGAGGCATCGCAGAACACTGCGGCGCTAAACAATTACCAGAACATGCTCAGGAGCTCGAGCGCGAACCAGAGCTTGCTTCAGCACGAGGCATCGAGTATGTTCAAAGGTCCTACAGGAATGCACAATGGCGTTCAGCTGGAAGTGTCCAGATCTTTCCGTGCAGGTCAGCTCGGGCAGTTCCAGCAGCATCCCATGTCGTTTCAGCAAGCCATGCCCCAGCATCAGCAGAACAGTTTCGGGGCTGGTGCGAGCACACAGTACCAGCAGCACCTCATCCAGCAGCTGCTGCAAGAAGCCAAGAGTAGCAACAGCCGTGTAAtggcgcagcagcagcagcagcctcctAGCGTGTCGGGACCCGTgatcaccaacaaccctgctaGTGGAGACCAGGCACATCACATGAATAACGGAGCCGTGAAGGGCGCCGCTCCAACGGGTACGACAGGGCCCAGCAATCTGATCAACAGTGGAGCCGGCATCGTCCAACGATGCAGCAGTTTCAAGTCGGTGAGCAGCAACCCGGCTGCCGGCGTGGCCGCTTCCGGCGGCAACCCAGCGAGTCCCAAGGCGGCGGAGTCCATGCACGAGGAGGACGAGCTCGACCATCTCATCAGCAGCGAACTCGCGGAGAGCGGGCTGTTCATGGGGGAGCAGCAGGGTGGCGGTGCCTACTCGTGGAACATGTGA